From Brevundimonas vesicularis:
ACGCCGAGGTGGTCATCACCATGCTGCCGGCCGGGCCGCACGTGCTGAAGGTCTATTCCGAACAGATCATCGGCGCTGCGCCGTCGACCGCCCTGCTGCTCGACTGTTCGACCATCGATGTTGAAACCGCGCGCAAGGTCGCCGGTCTTGCCAAATCGGCCGGCTACGCCTTTGCCGACGCGCCCGTGTCAGGCGGCACCGCAGCGGCGGATGCGGGCACGCTGGCCTTCATGGTCGGCTGCGACGAGGGCGACTTCGCCCGCGTCGAGGCGGCGCTGGAGCCTATGAGCCGCATTACCATCCGCGCCGGCGATCATGGGGTGGGGCAGGCGGCCAAGATCTGCAACAACATGCTACTCGGCATCTCCATGCTGGGCACGTGCGAGGCCATCGCCCTGGCCGAAAAGCTGGGCCTGGATCCCGAACGGTTCTTCGAGATCGCGTCCAAGTCTTCGGGTCAGTGCTGGAGCGTGACCAGCTACTATCCCTGGCCGGGTCCGGTGCCGACCGCGCCGTCCAATCGCGACTATAAGGGCGGGTTCGCCACGGCCATGATGTTGAAGGACCTGAAGCTGGCCCAGGACGCAGCGGCGAAATCGGGCGCCTCGACGCCTTTGGGCGCACAGGCCGAGGCGCTTTACGCCCTGTTCGACGGAATCGGGCACGGCGGCCGCGATTTCTCCGCCATGCTGCAGATGCTGCGCGGCAAGCTGGATGAGCTTAACCCGGCATAGATTCGTCTTTCGCATCGTGATTGCGGCCCGTGCAGCTTCGGCGGTGCGGGCCTTTTCGTATGCGGTTGCGGCCGCGACGCCTATCGCCGGGTGTTGGTGCGACCAAGGCGCGCGCCTGTCGCGTTCGCCTTGTTCGCACCGCCGGATGAGCCTGTGAAGAGCGCAGTCAAAGCAGCGACTTAGCTTTCGTTACTCGTTGGGACGGCTCCAGCGGAGATCAAAAATCGCCTGAAATGTGGCCGAATGGCGCTTGCGGCGCACATTGCTCCTGTGTCATGTAACCGCTTACATCGCCTATCGACGGATCTTCGAAAAGGGGCCGGGACGATAGGGAGCAGGGAGAATGGCATTGGACATGGCTGCGCCTAGCGCTGCGTCTGCACGGCAGGAGGGCCAGCCCTTCGCCAAGGCCGCCACCATGCGCGACGTGGCTGAACGCGCCAATGTGTCGGTGGCTTCTGTCTCTCGTGTGTTGAACGGCTTGGGCGTGACCTCGGACGCGACGCGCCAGCGGGTGCTCGATGCGGTCGAGGACCTTCGCTATGTCCCGCACTTCGGCGCCCGCAGCCTGTCGACCAGCAAGAACGACACGATCGGCGTCATCCTGCCTGACCTGTTCGGCGAGTTCTTCTCCGAGTTGATCCGGGGCATGGACCTCGCTGCCCGCGCCCATGGGAAGCATCTGATCGTCTCCAGTTCGCATGACGGCGCCGAGGACACCCTGGCTGCCGTGCGGTCGATGCGCGGGCGTGTGGACGGCATGATCGTGCTGTCGCCGCATCTGGGCGCGGCGAACCTGTCGTCAGAGTTCGCCGGTCGGATGCCGGTCCTGCTGATGAACGGCGGCGCGGCAGAGCCCGTCCGGGCGTCCATCATGATCGACAACCACGGCGGCGCCGTCGGCGCGGTCCAGCACCTGCTGTCCACCGGCCGCAGACGGATCGCCCACATTCGCGGCGCCGCCGGCAACATCGAGGCGGACGCGCGCGCGGCCGGGTACACGGCGGCGCTGGACGGTCATGACCCGATCATCGTCGAGGGCGACTTCTCTCAAGCCTCGGGCCATCGCGCCGCGACCCAGCTTCTGGCCATGACGGAGCGGCCCGACGCCGTGTTCGCCGCCAATGACATGATGGCCGTGGGCGCGCTTCTGGCCTTCCAGGAAGCCGGCGTGCGCTGTCCTGAAGACATCGCCGTCGTCGGCTTCGATGACGTGCCTATCGCCGCCCTGATGAGGCCTGCGCTAACCACCATGCGCGTCAACATCGCGGAAATCGGTCGAAGGGGCGTCGAACGCCTGATCGGCCTGGTCCAGGCCGGCGCGACCGCCGACGCCACGGACACCGCTTGCGAAATCGTTCGGCCGATCCTGGTCGAACGCCAGTCCACCGCGGCGGCCTCGTCCGCCAGGTTCAACAAAGGGTAGGCCAGCCATGTCGCTGACAACCGATCCCATCAGGAGGGGAGAGTTCAGGATGACCCAGTTCAACACGCGTAAGGCCGCCTTGGCCGCCGCATCGGCGCTAGCCATCAGCATGGCGGTCGTCGGCGGCGCGCAGGCGCAGAACGCCACAACCACGCTTCGTGGCGCCGTCTACGATGGTCAGACAGTCGAGGCCGGCGCGACGGTTGTCGCCACTGAGGTCTCGACCGGTTATGCGACCCGGGCCAGTGTCGGTGGCGATGGTCGCTACGTGCTGTCCGGACTGCGTCCGGGCACTTATCGCGTGCAAGTGACGAGCGCTGACGGCCAGACTGCAGAAGAGACGGTCACCCTTGCTCTTGGTCAGGTGGGCACGCTGAACCTGGATGTCGCCGGAGCAACGACGACGGCTTCTACTGACGGCGCGACCGAGCTGGGCGACATCGTCGTCACCGGCCGCCGCGTCTTTGAGGTGCGCACACCTGAAGTCGCCACCAATGTGACGCAGCAACAGATCAACAACCTTCCGCAGATCAGCCGCAACTTCCTGAACTTCGCCGCCCTGGCCCCGGGGCTGCGAGTTCGCGAAGACGACACCGAGCGCACCATCTCGGCCGGCGGCCAGACCGCTCAAGCGATCAACGTCTTCATCGACGGCCAGAACCGCAAGTCGCTGATCAACGACGGCGGTGTCGCCGGTCAGGACGACAGTCGCGGCACGCCCTTCCCTCAGGGCGCCGTCCAAGAGTTCCGCGTCATCAGCCAGAACTTCAAGGCCGAGTACGAACAAGCCGGTTCGGCCATCATCACCGCCGTGACGCGCTCGGGCACGAACGAGTTCCATGGCGATATCTTCGCCTATTACCAAGACCCTGACTGGATCGCCCAAGACGAGATTTCGGAACGCCGTGGATCCGAGAAGGCGCCGCTGAAGCGGCTCCAATACGGCGCCAGCCTGGGTGGCCCCATCATCCAGGATCGTCTGCACTTCTTCGGCGCCTATGAGCGCAAAGATGAGGACCGGATTTCGCAGTCCTTCCTGAACCGCACGGAATATAACGACTTCTTCGCGGCGGACCTTGGCACCACCTCGACCCCCTACGAGCAGGACATCTTCTTTGGAAAGCTGTCATGGCAGATCAATGAGCGCCAACGTCTTGAGCTTAGTGCGGAATATAAGACGGAAGAGGACATCCGTGGAGCTAGCGGGCAAAACTCTCCCAGCAGGGCCGCCCGAAACAACGGTGAGAATAAGGCTTTCAACCTGCGTCACCAGTACCAAGGCGATCGCTTCCTGAACGAGTTCGCGGTCGACTACTTGGAAGCGACTTATGAACAGTCTGTTATCAATGGTGGTGACTACGGTCGTCGGTACGTCATATTCCGCGACGACAACGCGAACACCCCTGGTTTTCAGTACAATATAAACAATCGAGAGGCGACAGTATTTACTGCTGGCGGTCGGGCTGACTCGCAGCTTCTGCGGCAGAAAAGCACGACGGTTCGTAACGACCTAACTATCCCAGATTTGTCTTGGATGGGTACACACACCATTAAAATGGGTGCAAAGTATTCCATGCAGAACTATTTCGTCCAAAAAGATTTCGGTCGAAATCCTACTTTCACCTACGACATAGAGGCTCGCCCCGAAATCAATGGGAGCCGTACTATACCTGTTGCTGTTGATCTGGGGGTTGCTGTGCCTCCCGCTGATGCAGATAACAACGTCCTCGGTCTGTATATCCAGGATGATTGGCAGATCACCGACAAGCTGGAAATCAACCTCGGCATTCGCTGGGACTACGAGGACAACGCGGTAAACAACGACTACCGTACGCCAGACTCGATCCGGAACATGCTGGCCGCAATCCAGAACCTTCCGAACTACGATTTCCCATCTTACTTCAAGCCGGCGGGCTATATATCTGACGGTGATCGGCCGGCTTTCAAGGACGCCTTCCAGCCGCGTTTCGGCTTCTCCTACGACGTGTTCGGCGACGAGCGGACGGTGCTGTTCGGCGGCGCTGGTCGCTACTACGACCGTATCGGCTTCAACTTCGCCTTCGATGAGAGGTTCAAGCCGTTCCAGTTCAACAAGACGATCTACTTCTCCAATAATGGCGGTCTAGTCGGCGGCCAGCAGACCGTTGCTTGGAACCCTGCTTACCTCACGCCTGCAGGCCTTGATCCGCTTCTGGCGGCCTCACCGGGGGCCGGCGAAGTCTTTCTTGTAAAGAACAACTTTGAGCCGCCGCGCACCGATCAGTTCAACATCGGCGTAAGACAGAAGTTCGGAAAATGGCAGACGGCGCTGACCTTTGCTGCGGGTCATACCGAGGGTGAATCGGCCTGGTATATCGCCAACGCTCTTACCGAAACTGGTGGGCGCTTCAACGGACCGTCGCCTACCTCGGTCGGTTTCCCGCAATTCCGGAATGCGATCTTCTTCCAAAACACTGATAAAGAACGTGACTACAAAGCGATCTATCTGACGGCGGACAAGCCATACAACGCCCAAGATAACTGGGGCTTCAACCTCGCATACACTTATATGGATGCGACCCAGAACGGGAGCCGCGATAATGGTTATGCGGCCTTCGATTTCGACTACAATGTCCCCAGCCAGTCACCGGAGTTCCGTTCGGCGACGGATGAGCGGCATCGTATCGTTGCTTCGGGCACACTGGGCTTGCCGGCCGACTTCCTGCTGTCCGGCATAGTCACCTTGGGTTCGGGCTTGCCGTACAATGTCTTCAACTGCCCGGATGCGCCGGCTGGCGGTCCCAACATCTGTTGGAATGCTGGCAATCCGGAGAAGCGCGCCTTCCTGCCCGGACTGAATTTCGCCTACCGTCAGATCGATCTTCGCTTGACGAAGACGTTCGAAGTGTTCGGCGGACAGCGTGTGGAGTTCATCGCAGACGCCATCAATCTGTTTAACTTCACAAACTACAGCTCCTTCGAAGGCAGCTACACCAACCCACGTTTCGGCGCTGGAACCGGGGTCTTTACGCCGACCCGCAGCTTTCAGGTCGGCCTGCGTTACGCCTTCTAAATCCTGAGCCTGGGCCGCCTCGTGCTTGTCGCGAGGCGGCCTTTCTTTTTTCGATTGAGACCTAGTGAGCGTGCCCATGAATCGTCGAAACTTCCTGATGCGGACCACCACAGGCGCGGCGGCTCTGGCCGTTGGATTTCCGGTGATGGCGGCGGCGCAGCAGGCGGCGACGACGGGGGCGGTCAATGGGACGCAGAGACGGCCGATGCGGCTGGATCAAGAGATTGAGGAACTTCAAGAGCGGACGTTCCG
This genomic window contains:
- the mmsB gene encoding 3-hydroxyisobutyrate dehydrogenase, which produces MTKIAFIGLGNMGGGMAANQAKAGHAVVAFDLSAQALERAVAAGCVAAGSVAEAVKNAEVVITMLPAGPHVLKVYSEQIIGAAPSTALLLDCSTIDVETARKVAGLAKSAGYAFADAPVSGGTAAADAGTLAFMVGCDEGDFARVEAALEPMSRITIRAGDHGVGQAAKICNNMLLGISMLGTCEAIALAEKLGLDPERFFEIASKSSGQCWSVTSYYPWPGPVPTAPSNRDYKGGFATAMMLKDLKLAQDAAAKSGASTPLGAQAEALYALFDGIGHGGRDFSAMLQMLRGKLDELNPA
- a CDS encoding LacI family DNA-binding transcriptional regulator, encoding MAAPSAASARQEGQPFAKAATMRDVAERANVSVASVSRVLNGLGVTSDATRQRVLDAVEDLRYVPHFGARSLSTSKNDTIGVILPDLFGEFFSELIRGMDLAARAHGKHLIVSSSHDGAEDTLAAVRSMRGRVDGMIVLSPHLGAANLSSEFAGRMPVLLMNGGAAEPVRASIMIDNHGGAVGAVQHLLSTGRRRIAHIRGAAGNIEADARAAGYTAALDGHDPIIVEGDFSQASGHRAATQLLAMTERPDAVFAANDMMAVGALLAFQEAGVRCPEDIAVVGFDDVPIAALMRPALTTMRVNIAEIGRRGVERLIGLVQAGATADATDTACEIVRPILVERQSTAAASSARFNKG
- a CDS encoding TonB-dependent receptor, which translates into the protein MTQFNTRKAALAAASALAISMAVVGGAQAQNATTTLRGAVYDGQTVEAGATVVATEVSTGYATRASVGGDGRYVLSGLRPGTYRVQVTSADGQTAEETVTLALGQVGTLNLDVAGATTTASTDGATELGDIVVTGRRVFEVRTPEVATNVTQQQINNLPQISRNFLNFAALAPGLRVREDDTERTISAGGQTAQAINVFIDGQNRKSLINDGGVAGQDDSRGTPFPQGAVQEFRVISQNFKAEYEQAGSAIITAVTRSGTNEFHGDIFAYYQDPDWIAQDEISERRGSEKAPLKRLQYGASLGGPIIQDRLHFFGAYERKDEDRISQSFLNRTEYNDFFAADLGTTSTPYEQDIFFGKLSWQINERQRLELSAEYKTEEDIRGASGQNSPSRAARNNGENKAFNLRHQYQGDRFLNEFAVDYLEATYEQSVINGGDYGRRYVIFRDDNANTPGFQYNINNREATVFTAGGRADSQLLRQKSTTVRNDLTIPDLSWMGTHTIKMGAKYSMQNYFVQKDFGRNPTFTYDIEARPEINGSRTIPVAVDLGVAVPPADADNNVLGLYIQDDWQITDKLEINLGIRWDYEDNAVNNDYRTPDSIRNMLAAIQNLPNYDFPSYFKPAGYISDGDRPAFKDAFQPRFGFSYDVFGDERTVLFGGAGRYYDRIGFNFAFDERFKPFQFNKTIYFSNNGGLVGGQQTVAWNPAYLTPAGLDPLLAASPGAGEVFLVKNNFEPPRTDQFNIGVRQKFGKWQTALTFAAGHTEGESAWYIANALTETGGRFNGPSPTSVGFPQFRNAIFFQNTDKERDYKAIYLTADKPYNAQDNWGFNLAYTYMDATQNGSRDNGYAAFDFDYNVPSQSPEFRSATDERHRIVASGTLGLPADFLLSGIVTLGSGLPYNVFNCPDAPAGGPNICWNAGNPEKRAFLPGLNFAYRQIDLRLTKTFEVFGGQRVEFIADAINLFNFTNYSSFEGSYTNPRFGAGTGVFTPTRSFQVGLRYAF